AACGGAAAGGCAGTCCTTCTCCGTGAAGACTATTGTGACGGGCTTGGCAACTGTCTTCCCGTATGTCCCACAAGAGCCATTACGTTTGAAGACCGTGACGCTCCTGCTTTTGACCATGAAGCAGTTGCAGATAATGGACCTATCGGCTTCAGTTGCCCTGGTTCCCAGATGAAGGTGATGAAGGACAATGTGCGGAAAACCGAAGAAACCGTAGGACACCCGGTTTCCAGCCAGCTCGCCCAATGGCCTGTACAGATCAAATTGGTTTCCCCAAATGCCTCGTATCTGCGTGGATGCGATTTGCTCATAGCCGCAGACTGTACTGCCTATGCCTATGGCGATTTCCACAACAAATTTATCAAGAATCGAGTCACTCTCATCGGATGCCCGAAACTGGACAGTCCTTCCTATATTGAAAAATTTTCCGAGATATTCCAGCACAACGATATTCGAAGCGTCACCGTAGTTAAGATGGAAGTTCCGTGTTGCGGTGGTCTTGATTATGCAGTGAAGGAAGCCCTTGCATCCTGTGACAAGATCATCCCCTTGGCAGTCGTTACTATCTCTACCGAGGGAGAAATTCTCAAATAATTTTTACTATGACATTCTGTGTCATAGCTAAGGTGTTACAGTAAACTATACCCCAAGAAAAGCTGCCGTTGGCAGTGTACCTTGAAAACTGTTTTCTTTGATTTCCATTTTTTTATCTCCTTATGCAGAATCCCTAGGCCTCCAAAGCCTAGGGATTCTTGTCTCAAGAAGCAATAAAAATAAGTAGTGTTGCAAGAGTCAAGGAGAGGATGCAGCCTACACTGATTCGTTTTAGAAAATCCAGGAAGCCCCCGCTGCGATTGCTAGAGAAGAATGGAAGAGCTCTGTTGATTTCCAGCTGAACAAATCTCCTGCATCGCCTGTCTTTGCACTCACGTATCCTATAAGGGAGAACCCTTCGAACACATTCCAGCTTGTTGCAAAGGTGGTCATCGCCGATAAGTCAAATGGGGAGATGATTGATCGCAGGGAGAAAGCCAGGTTTGATCTGGGTGCATAGGTTATTTCAGGATAGATGAGCAACGGGCAGGAGGCATCGTTTGCTACCGGTCCCCAGTTCCACGTACCTAAGGGCCTTGCAAGGAACTCAAGCCTAAGCGTCAGGACTTTGTCATTTTCCAGATATTTGAGGTAGAACA
The sequence above is a segment of the Sphaerochaeta pleomorpha str. Grapes genome. Coding sequences within it:
- a CDS encoding ATP-binding protein codes for the protein MIRQMIKIDTIKCNGCGLCASACAEGAIGMVNGKAVLLREDYCDGLGNCLPVCPTRAITFEDRDAPAFDHEAVADNGPIGFSCPGSQMKVMKDNVRKTEETVGHPVSSQLAQWPVQIKLVSPNASYLRGCDLLIAADCTAYAYGDFHNKFIKNRVTLIGCPKLDSPSYIEKFSEIFQHNDIRSVTVVKMEVPCCGGLDYAVKEALASCDKIIPLAVVTISTEGEILK